The Nothobranchius furzeri strain GRZ-AD chromosome 6, NfurGRZ-RIMD1, whole genome shotgun sequence genome includes a region encoding these proteins:
- the nkx6.1 gene encoding homeobox protein Nkx-6.1 isoform X1: MLAVQMDGSRQSAFLLSTPPLAALHSMTEMKTPLYPAYPLSSTCSNSSTSPTTTSPNPGGIAVSSPGIKSSTGLSSGLGSPQQCSSATPHGINDILNRPAGSTLGSTAAAAASSSAGILSGLPRFSSLSPPPPPGLYFSPSAAAVAVARYPKPLADLPGRTPIFWPGVMQSAHWRDARFACSPREFCARVYQNSVLLDKDGKRKHTRPTFSGQQIFALEKTFEQTKYLAGPERARLAYSLGMTESQVKVWFQNRRTKWRKKHAAEMASAKKKQDSETERLKGTSDNEEEDDDYNKPLDPNSDDEKITQLLKKHKPGSLLAHTSENDSS; the protein is encoded by the exons ATGTTAGCAGTCCAGATGGACGGCTCCCGACAGAGCGCCTTCCTCCTCAGCACCCCCCCTCTGGCAGCTCTGCACAGCATGACCGAGATGAAGACCCCTCTGTACCCGGCCTACccgctctcctccacctgctccaactccTCCACCTCCCCCACCACCACGTCCCCCAACCCGGGCGGCATTGCCGTGTCCTCACCGGGGATCAAGAGCTCCACCGGACTGTCCTCGGGGCTCGGTTCTCCGCAGCAGTGCTCCTCCGCCACTCCTCACGGGATTAATGACATCCTCAACCGGCCCGCCGGCTCTACCCTCGGCTCCACGGCGGCAGCGGCTGCTTCTTCCTCGGCGGGGATTCTGTCAGGACTGCCCCGGTTCAGCAGCCTCAGCCCCCCGCCACCTCCCGGACTCTACTTCAGCCCCAGCGCAGCGGCAGTGGCCGTGGCCCGGTACCCCAAACCACTGGCGGACCTCCCGGGCAGGACGCCGATCTTCTGGCCCGGAGTAATGCAGAGTGCGCACTGGAGAGACGCCAGATTTGCGTGTTCACCTCGTGAgttttgcgcgcgcgtgt ATCAGAACTCCGTCCTGCTGGATAAGGACGGGAAACGCAAACACACGCGGCCCACCTTCTCCGGACAGCAGATCTTCGCTCTGGAAAAAACTTTTGAACAAACTAAATATCTGGCGGGTCCGGAGAGAGCGAGGCTGGCCTACTCGCTGGGCATGACGGAGAGCCAAGTGAAG GTGTGGTTCCAGAACAGGAGGACCAAGTGGAGAAAAAAGCACGCGGCAGAGATGGCCTCCGCTAAGAAGAAGCAGGATTCGGAGACGGAGAGGCTCAAGGGCACTTCGGACAACGAGGAGGAGGATGACGACTACAACAAGCCTCTGGACCCGAACTCGGACGACGAGAAGATCACACAGCTTCTAAAGAAACACAAACCGGGCTCTCTGCTCGCGCACACGTCAGAGAACGACAGCTCCTAA
- the nkx6.1 gene encoding homeobox protein Nkx-6.1 isoform X2 → MLAVQMDGSRQSAFLLSTPPLAALHSMTEMKTPLYPAYPLSSTCSNSSTSPTTTSPNPGGIAVSSPGIKSSTGLSSGLGSPQQCSSATPHGINDILNRPAGSTLGSTAAAAASSSAGILSGLPRFSSLSPPPPPGLYFSPSAAAVAVARYPKPLADLPGRTPIFWPGVMQSAHWRDARFACSPHQNSVLLDKDGKRKHTRPTFSGQQIFALEKTFEQTKYLAGPERARLAYSLGMTESQVKVWFQNRRTKWRKKHAAEMASAKKKQDSETERLKGTSDNEEEDDDYNKPLDPNSDDEKITQLLKKHKPGSLLAHTSENDSS, encoded by the exons ATGTTAGCAGTCCAGATGGACGGCTCCCGACAGAGCGCCTTCCTCCTCAGCACCCCCCCTCTGGCAGCTCTGCACAGCATGACCGAGATGAAGACCCCTCTGTACCCGGCCTACccgctctcctccacctgctccaactccTCCACCTCCCCCACCACCACGTCCCCCAACCCGGGCGGCATTGCCGTGTCCTCACCGGGGATCAAGAGCTCCACCGGACTGTCCTCGGGGCTCGGTTCTCCGCAGCAGTGCTCCTCCGCCACTCCTCACGGGATTAATGACATCCTCAACCGGCCCGCCGGCTCTACCCTCGGCTCCACGGCGGCAGCGGCTGCTTCTTCCTCGGCGGGGATTCTGTCAGGACTGCCCCGGTTCAGCAGCCTCAGCCCCCCGCCACCTCCCGGACTCTACTTCAGCCCCAGCGCAGCGGCAGTGGCCGTGGCCCGGTACCCCAAACCACTGGCGGACCTCCCGGGCAGGACGCCGATCTTCTGGCCCGGAGTAATGCAGAGTGCGCACTGGAGAGACGCCAGATTTGCGTGTTCACCTC ATCAGAACTCCGTCCTGCTGGATAAGGACGGGAAACGCAAACACACGCGGCCCACCTTCTCCGGACAGCAGATCTTCGCTCTGGAAAAAACTTTTGAACAAACTAAATATCTGGCGGGTCCGGAGAGAGCGAGGCTGGCCTACTCGCTGGGCATGACGGAGAGCCAAGTGAAG GTGTGGTTCCAGAACAGGAGGACCAAGTGGAGAAAAAAGCACGCGGCAGAGATGGCCTCCGCTAAGAAGAAGCAGGATTCGGAGACGGAGAGGCTCAAGGGCACTTCGGACAACGAGGAGGAGGATGACGACTACAACAAGCCTCTGGACCCGAACTCGGACGACGAGAAGATCACACAGCTTCTAAAGAAACACAAACCGGGCTCTCTGCTCGCGCACACGTCAGAGAACGACAGCTCCTAA